The following are from one region of the Lysobacterales bacterium genome:
- a CDS encoding winged helix-turn-helix transcriptional regulator produces the protein MADSLDLDHFLPYRLSRLSNTISQAIADLYVERFNLTVTEWRVMAVLGREPGLSAGEVAQRTAMDKVAVSRAVARLIAAGRIDRGTADGDRRRSVLHLSDAGRRIYDQVVPLALDFEQRLLTRLADDDRRHLHHLLDRLEQASQQS, from the coding sequence ATGGCCGACTCCCTCGACCTCGACCACTTCCTGCCCTACCGGCTGTCGAGGCTGTCCAACACCATCAGCCAGGCGATCGCCGACCTGTACGTCGAGCGCTTCAACCTGACCGTGACCGAATGGCGGGTGATGGCGGTGCTGGGCCGCGAGCCCGGCCTGAGCGCCGGCGAGGTCGCCCAGCGCACCGCCATGGACAAGGTCGCGGTCAGCCGCGCCGTGGCCCGCCTGATCGCGGCCGGCCGCATCGACCGCGGCACCGCCGACGGCGACCGGCGCCGCTCGGTGCTGCACCTCAGCGACGCCGGACGGCGCATCTACGACCAGGTCGTGCCGCTGGCCCTGGACTTCGAGCAGCGCCTGCTGACGCGCCTTGCCGACGACGACCGCCGGCACCTGCACCATCTGCTCGACCGCCTGGAACAGGCCAGCCAGCAATCCTGA